Genomic segment of Tindallia magadiensis:
CAGCATTAGATATTTCATACTAGCCAACAAGTTTTCTTTTTTCCTCTTTATGGATACAATACCACAAGATGTTAATGAAAGTATTTCCATAAAAACATATAAGTTAAAAAGATCGTTCGTTAAAATCATTCCAACCATAGAAAACATCAATAAAAAAACAAGTGTATAATAGCCCGGAACCAAATGGGAATAAATTTCATGTTCGATGTCACGGTAAGAATAAAAAACCACCAAAGTTGATAATATTAACACTAATGCCATCATAATAGCTGAAAACTCATCGACCACAAATTCTATCCCTATCATTGGATCTCTGAGTCCAAAGTGATAGGTATAGGCACCTGCCTGAAATACTCTTACAACAGTGGCAATAGAGAGCAGGCAAGCTACTACCAAAGAATAGGTCATATGAATTTTTATTTCCATATTGGATAATTTTGATGCCAACGGAATGATAAGGGCCGTTGCCAGCAGGATAAGCAATACGTAAACAGGAAGATGTGTACTAATCATTAACTTTTCCACTCCTTATCTGCATAATCTCATCAAGCTCAATCGTGCCGTAAGCATCATAAATTTTTATGATCATGCTTAGTCCATATACTGTAATGCTGACAGCCACTACGATACCGGTCAGTATTAATGCAGAAGGTAGTGGATTAACATAGTGTATCGCTTCATTTCCAGATGCTTTAATAATCGGTGCGCTACCTCCTTGAACAAAACCAATAGAAACAAAGAAAAGAAAAACAGAGGTTTCCATAATATTAATTCCTATTATTTTTTTGATCAGATTCGGATGTGTTAGCACCGTGTAAAGTCCAATGACAAAAAGACAGGATGAACCTATATAGTTTATATTTTGGAGAAAAAATTGAATCTGCACATCAATGCTCCTCTTCTTCTATCATAGTATGAAATAACGTGATCATTGTACTACCAACCTTTATTCCAATAGCTAAGGTAACCAATGGAATAAATCCACCGCTGATAATATCTCCAACTTCACCCATATAAAACCCAGCAGCTTTGTTTGTTAAAAAAACATGCCCGGCAAAAATCCCAAAAAGACCTAATAAAATAAACCAGATAATAGCACCACTCTCTAACCATTTTGACGTAGAATGTGGTAGTTTTTTGTGTCCTTTCTCGGCACCAAAAGCTAATGTATAAAGAATAATACTAGCACCCAGAATAGCACCGCCAGGAAATCCACCACCAGGAGATAGATGCCCATGAAAAATAACAAAAATACCATATAACTGAATAAAAGGAATGATCATCCGACTAATATTCCTAACAATCAAATCATCCATGATGAACATCCTCCTCTTCCGGTTTTGGATCCTTCCCTACCAAGACGGTTAACACCGCCGCTATTGATGTAAAAAGAACCGTTGCTTCCCCAAGGGTATCCAGCGATCGGTAATCCATAATAATATCGGCTACAACATTCGGCGAATGAGTGTCTTCTATTGCTTCTTTTAGGTAATATTCGGCCACTTGATTGTAGGACGGATTTTCTATATTTCCCATTGGTGGCATCTGCATATAGCTAGATATCATCAAAATCAGCAGGCCTCCAAGAGCTGTAAACATAATTAGTTTTTTCATTTTTCCATCCTCCTGGTTCTGCTGATAACGGCAATAAACATAATCGTTGTAACACCAGCGCCAATGGCCGCTTCTGTCATTGCCACATCCGGCGATCTCAGAAAAAGCCATAACACAGCCATTATTAAACTGTACGATGCAAAAATAATGACAGCACTTAGTAAGTCTCTCGTTTTTTCAACCGCAATGGCACAGGCAATTAGAAAAACAATTAGTATCACGTTTAGAAGTTGCATCACCCTATCACCCTTTCTTTATCGTTTTATGCGACTTAGGAATTTCAGGATCCGTATTATAAGCAGCTTTTGAGATAATATGGGCGGCTGTCGGGTTTGTAATCCAAATAAACACCAGAATAATAAATAACTTCACGGTAATGATCTGCATTCCAGTATAGAGCATTAATGCGACCAACACTAAGCCCGCTCCCAACGTGTCGCATTTTGTTGTTGCGTGCATTCTGGAGAATGCTTCCGGCATGCGTATTAAACCTACTGTTCCTACCATGAAAAAAAAGCATCCACCTGCTAAAAATATAATAATTAGTCCGTTTAGTATCATTTGTACTCTCCTTAACCCAGTTTGCCTTTTTCTATGTATTTAGATACACATATGGTTGCAATAAAGCCCATCATTGCATAAATTAAAGCTACGTCAACAAAAGACTCCTGTCCTATCATAATAGACATCAGCACAATCAACATCGCTACTTTTGTAGTAATGACATTAATGGCCACTACTCGGTCCACGGCTGTCGGACCTACATACGCTCTATATAGGCAAAAAAAAGTCATCAGTGCTAAAAAAACAGATGTCGCTATAAACGCATACATTAACATTGTTTATCCTCCTGTTTCGCCATCCATACTTCAATAAAACTTCCTTCCATTGCCTCAGCAGCCTCTTTGGTTAATGCATGAATAATAAATCCGTCTTCAACAATATCAACGGTTAGGGTGCCTGGTGTAAGTGTAACAGAATTTCCAAAGATCACCTTATTCATGTCATTTTCCAACATCATAGGGACTTTAATAAAGTGTGGCTCTATTGGAAGTTTTGGGTCCAGCACAATCTTCGCAACTTCTATATTCGCCTTAAATATTTCAATAATTAAAACACCAATAAACCGGAGCATGTTAACAAAGTGTTTCCCTTGATATAAGGGCATTTCTTTTGTTGAAAAAAGAATATCCTTTGAGTAGGCTACCACCAAAATACTTAGAAGCAGGCCCAAAAAAATAGTTTGCGCTCCAAAACCAGGCGAAAGAATCATCCAAAACATAAAAAGAAGTACTGTGGGAATTAAATATTTTTTCATTTTACTCTTTTCCTTATCCTTTAACATCAAAACACCTCTTCATTATACTTGTTTGCATAACGCCGCACAATTTAGTATAACATAGTCCTTAGAGCTTTCAAATTCCTTTTTGAGTGACAAATATCCCTAAAAACGAACCATAAAAAGCCGGCTTTTAAAATACCGGCTTTTTAACCTACTATAAAACAATTAGTAGCGTGGTTCTTCAGGTTTTGCAGAACCACCTATTAACTTTTTAATCCCAATCCAGCTAAAACATGCCAGTGCTGCAATGGTACCAAGCCTTCCTCCTACACCAACAAAGGTATTGACAGAAGCAATATAAAGAAGTGCTGTAATAAAACCAGCTGCCGCCATTTCGGATAAATTAGCTACATTTTTTTGCGCTACCATTCCTGTGTACGTTGCTGTTGTCGCTACTACAGCTAACCCACTTACCGTAATCATGTTTTCAGCCTCTAAATATTGAAATAAGATACCTGATATCAGTACAACAATTGCCGACCCAAATACAGCACCTTTTCCCATAACAACACTGATATAGTAAGTAGCAACTCCGGCAATAACCGAAACCATTATTATTAATAACGTCTCCATAGTGAATAGCTCCTTTACATAAATAAATTAGAAATAAATCTTGTTATCTGACCCGAAAGAGCAGCCGTCGTTCCACCTTTACCGCCGATTCCAGCAAAGATCTCTCCTGTAAAAGATAAAATCATTCCACAAACCAAACCACCAAGCATTGCAACAGCAAAGTTTGGCAATACGTTTAAGCCTGACATGCCAACAAAAGAAGCCGCATAAGCCGGTCCAGCCAAAGCTGCCGGTAAAAGTGCTGCTGCGATCACACCTACCACTCCATTTGCAATAATCGCTCCATATCCCATTTCGTGGCTGATAAACCACGTCACACTTGTGGCAATAATTGACGCAACCACAATCTGTATCTTCGCTTTGTTCATTGTTTATCACCTAGCCTTTCAACTCATTATAATGTCCTTTAAAACCGACAGCAGACACTGCAAAAATAATAATTGAAATAATAATTCCTGTAACGTTTTCATGCCTTACTATATTTGTAAGTAAAAATAAATAGCATGTCGCAACAAAAGCAAATAACCCAATCATTTTCCTAATCACATCATTTCCCTCCATTCAAAATTATTTACACCTATTGTATTACTTTGTTAAATAAATGTCCAGCAAACTATTGTTATTTTTTTTATGTTTTCAGAAAAATGAGCACTATCTGAAAGACAGTGCTCATTTTTAATGGTTTCAAGTCCCTTAATTCCCTTATCTTCTACCCACTAGCATAAGCGCGGATAATATCTCTTCTTGTAACAATGCCCACCAGTTTTCCTTCTTTCGTCACCGGTACCCGGTTAATATTCTTCCTTGTCATGGTTGTTGCGATATCTTCTACTGTATCTTCAATATCCACCACTATTACTTCTTTTGTCATTATTTCTTTTACGCGATAACCTACCATTTTCCGGATCTGGTCTTCTACTTTTTTTGTGTTATCAAAAAAAATATAGCTATCTAAAATGGTAAAATACCTTGGTATTTCCAATTTTTTACTTCTGTAAATAAGGTCTCCCTCCGTTACAATACCTACCACATGATTATCTTCATCTACTACCGGTAATCCGCTTATATTGTGATCCATCAACAACTGAATTACCTGGTCAACGGTTTGATCTTCCGTCACTGTCATTACATCTTTAACCATGATATCTTTTGCTTTCAACTCATCTTGCATTGGTTCAACCACATGGTTGGTGGTCATATCAATCCCTCCTCTTTTTTGTCCGTGTTTCATTGCAGAAAAACGAAATAGAAGTTATTTGAAGTCTTCATAAAGCTTACTTGCCTGAATACCTTTATTCAATTGATATTTACCACTTTCATAAGAATCGTAATCACCTTCTATCGTGTGATAGTAGATCTGACATATTTCCACATTGGGATAAATGCGAATTGGGTGGATACAAAATATTTCCAATGTCCAATATCCACAAAATCCAACATCTCCAAATCCAGCGGTTATATGGATAAAAAGGCCTAACCTACCAATGGATGATCGACCTTCTAACATCGGTACAAGATCAAAGGTTTTAGTGTATTCTTTTATTCTTCCCAAGTAAAGGCGTTGCGGTTCCAGTACCAGACCCTCTTCTGGTATAGAAAGTTTTCGGGTAGCGTTCGGCTTTTTCATATCAAGCATGTCCGAGTCGTATGTCAATAATTCATTATGTAGTTTTAAGTTGTAACTATTGGGGTTCAACTGCTTTTCATCAAAGGGTTCAATAAAAATATCTTTTCCCAACCTGCTTTTTATTTCTCGTCCAGAAAGAATCATTTTTTCCCACCTTAAAAAGGAGTCTTTGCAGACTCCTAAAATTTATTTGTTGCTAAGCATTTCCCTTTTGCCACAGAACTCCATATAGGCACATAGCGCACGATAGAACAAATCAGTCTTTTCAGGCGATCCTACCAGTTCACCTAAGCCGTTCTTGAAATTTTTATCTTCAATATCACTCATCTGCATTTTATCAAGGCTAATATTCATTGTCGTTTCAACCCACCTAGCTCTTGAAATAACTTCTCTAACCTCATGTTCCGTCTCCAGTCCGAGATCTTTCAGATATACTTCAAAACCTTCATGATTCATAGGCTTATCCCCCTCTGTGCCCATTTTTCAAATAATCAAATCTTTCAGTAATAATAGTATACCCTGTCTTATTCATAATAACCATGTCTCACGACCTAAAATATCCCTTTACCATTTTTATTTCCGAGTAAATATCATAATTCAATCGCTTTGTTCAGAGTGAGCGAAAACAACCATTTTTCTTTTACTTCCTTATCCGTTAATTGTTCAACCGCTTCTGTATATAACTCTATTTGCTGCCGATATTTTTCTTTCCATTGGTCTACATCTTTTTCCTCTATAGCGTCGGTTTTATAATCTACTATAATCCAATGGTTTTTTTCCAGAAAACAAGCATCAACGATTCCTTGCACCATTACAGTTGATCCATTTAATTCTTGTTGCATCAAAAAAGGCCATTCTCGCATCAGATATTCCGCTTTTATCATTCTTTTTCCTAAAGGACTTTTAAGAAAAGCTTCTATCTGCCCCGTATCAATTGCTTCTGCTTCTTTCTGACTTATCATTTCTGTTTGCAGCATCAAATCGATCTGTGATGCTATATTATTCTTTTCTTCGTATTGCTTGAAATCCAGTTGCTGTATAACGTAATGAAAGATCGTTCCTTTTTCTGCTCTTGTCATTTTTCTTTCCTGGGTCATAAAAAGTGGTTTTTTTATTAGTGATGGTGTGGGTGTGCCTCCTCTGTTTATGAAAACCTTCTGCGGATGACTAATCATATCACTTACAGAAAGTTTCGTTTGAGTGACGGTGTCTCTTTGATAGGGATACACCCATTCTAACCTTCTTTTCACATAAGCAGGATCTTTCTGCGGAAGTTTTTCCGGATCTTTTTTAAGAAGGTTTTTGATATAAACCGATTCACTTTCTTCTTTCTTTCGACTTAGTTCTAAATCTTCTTTTTTCCATAACTGTACATCCCATTGACTATTACGAAAACTCATTTCCTCTTCTTTTATACTATATTCCGCTGCCAGTGCCGGTCCTATCCAATCTAAAAAACACTGCCCCTTCGCAAGTTGATACGGGTGCAATGCATTTGCCCATTGTTCCCATTTGCTGAATGGCTCATTGATACTTCCAATAAAAACCAACTTTTGCTGAGCTCTTGTTGCTGCAACATACAAAATCCGAAGTTCCTCCGACAAACTTTCTTGTTTGATTTTTTCTTTGATAATATTCTTTAACATGGTGTTTCGGTAAACTCTTTTCTCTGGTTCAGCACAAATAGGACCTAACCCCAGATCTTTATGCAAAAGAAGTTTTTCTTGTGCATCACGCAAATTGAACTTTCGCCCAGTCCCCACTAGCAGAACGATAGGAAACTCTAGTCCTTTACTCTTATGAATGCTCATGATTCGAATTACATCGTTATTAGAGCTAATCAGCTTAGCAACGCCTAAATCACCACTTCCACCACGCTTCAATTTGTCGATATATTGCAAAAATCCATAGATGCTGCCGTCCTGATTTTCTTCAAATTCCTCTGCACGTTTCACAAGAATACGAAGATTTGCTTGACGTTGCTGCCCTCCCGGCATAGCTGCCACAAAAGCGTAATATCCGGATTCATTCATGATTTGCCAAATAAACGCCGAAAGAGATATGTCCCTGCAAGAGCGCCAATGGTTAATCTTAGATAGAAAACGCTTCACTTTTTGAACCAACGGCTTATCATGATCCAGTTCATCCATACGAATAAAGCAAAGGTAAAACGGACTTCCTTGATCTATCAATCTGATCTTCGATAATTCTTCTGAAGTAAAGCCGCCTATCGGTGACCTTAAAACACTAATCAACGCAATATCCTGCCTTATATTGTCGATAAGCTTCAAAAGATTGATGAATACCTGCACTTCTACCGTTTCAAAAAAACCTTCTGCCGAATCACCAAATACAGGAATTCCTTCCTCCATCAAGATATCTTCGTATATTTGTAAATAGCGGCGTGTAGAACGCATTAAAATAACAATATCTCTATATTGAACCTTTCTTTGTTTTTTTATTTCCGCATCATATATCGTAGTTTTCAGAAGATCCTGAATTTTTCCAGCCGTCATTTTTGCTTCCAGTTCCTGATCTGTCCAATCCTTTAATGGACTGTCCTCTTCCCATTTTATCTTTTTTTTGTCTAAAATATGCAGTTCTACTGGCTGTGGCTCTTTCGTCTCAGGTATGACATCACCACTCAGAAGTTTAACCTCTTCCGTATACTCCATTTCTCCCAAAAAAGGAGTCATCAATCTCTCAAAAAGATAATTGACACCGTCAATGATCTCTTTTCCACTTCGGAAATTTCGATTCAGATCAATCCTTTTATTAATCTCTCCCTGTTTATTTACAAAGGATCTTTGTTTTTCCATAAACAGCCCTGGCTCTGCTAATCGAAATC
This window contains:
- the dcd gene encoding dCTP deaminase, translating into MILSGREIKSRLGKDIFIEPFDEKQLNPNSYNLKLHNELLTYDSDMLDMKKPNATRKLSIPEEGLVLEPQRLYLGRIKEYTKTFDLVPMLEGRSSIGRLGLFIHITAGFGDVGFCGYWTLEIFCIHPIRIYPNVEICQIYYHTIEGDYDSYESGKYQLNKGIQASKLYEDFK
- a CDS encoding MnhB domain-containing protein, with protein sequence MDDLIVRNISRMIIPFIQLYGIFVIFHGHLSPGGGFPGGAILGASIILYTLAFGAEKGHKKLPHSTSKWLESGAIIWFILLGLFGIFAGHVFLTNKAAGFYMGEVGDIISGGFIPLVTLAIGIKVGSTMITLFHTMIEEEEH
- the addA gene encoding helicase-exonuclease AddAB subunit AddA encodes the protein MPKWTKEQDQAIKERHCNLLVSAAAGSGKTAVLVQRILDLVIHDGVDIDRMLIVTFTNAAASEMKERIARKMLEASGDYPEKREEIRRQLALLNRAYIMTMHSFCLKVLRSHFHLGGLDPSFRVGKETEVTLLKQEAMNKTLESFYEEANPEYYRLIESFCDMKNDLWLESSLLKLHSFIQSQPEPLEWLYNQVESFDIDKETMMKKNWMESLFDILILRLDGMINQIEMALCVSEEPGGPEIYAELLHEEVQKLEDVKALCKARNENAFGLVKSFGFKRLPAAKEVDEDKKVAVQKMRDLVKKDFKTLQEQWFFREPEEWAADIKMMKEPMRVLRDLVEAFHHSFGVLKNKKNIVDFNDLEHMTLKILNNQEAANYYQNQFQYIFIDEYQDSNRVQEAITDRIKRKDNLFMVGDVKQSIYRFRLAEPGLFMEKQRSFVNKQGEINKRIDLNRNFRSGKEIIDGVNYLFERLMTPFLGEMEYTEEVKLLSGDVIPETKEPQPVELHILDKKKIKWEEDSPLKDWTDQELEAKMTAGKIQDLLKTTIYDAEIKKQRKVQYRDIVILMRSTRRYLQIYEDILMEEGIPVFGDSAEGFFETVEVQVFINLLKLIDNIRQDIALISVLRSPIGGFTSEELSKIRLIDQGSPFYLCFIRMDELDHDKPLVQKVKRFLSKINHWRSCRDISLSAFIWQIMNESGYYAFVAAMPGGQQRQANLRILVKRAEEFEENQDGSIYGFLQYIDKLKRGGSGDLGVAKLISSNNDVIRIMSIHKSKGLEFPIVLLVGTGRKFNLRDAQEKLLLHKDLGLGPICAEPEKRVYRNTMLKNIIKEKIKQESLSEELRILYVAATRAQQKLVFIGSINEPFSKWEQWANALHPYQLAKGQCFLDWIGPALAAEYSIKEEEMSFRNSQWDVQLWKKEDLELSRKKEESESVYIKNLLKKDPEKLPQKDPAYVKRRLEWVYPYQRDTVTQTKLSVSDMISHPQKVFINRGGTPTPSLIKKPLFMTQERKMTRAEKGTIFHYVIQQLDFKQYEEKNNIASQIDLMLQTEMISQKEAEAIDTGQIEAFLKSPLGKRMIKAEYLMREWPFLMQQELNGSTVMVQGIVDACFLEKNHWIIVDYKTDAIEEKDVDQWKEKYRQQIELYTEAVEQLTDKEVKEKWLFSLTLNKAIEL
- a CDS encoding monovalent cation/H+ antiporter complex subunit F, whose amino-acid sequence is MLMYAFIATSVFLALMTFFCLYRAYVGPTAVDRVVAINVITTKVAMLIVLMSIMIGQESFVDVALIYAMMGFIATICVSKYIEKGKLG
- the mbhE gene encoding hydrogen gas-evolving membrane-bound hydrogenase subunit E, with protein sequence MKKLIMFTALGGLLILMISSYMQMPPMGNIENPSYNQVAEYYLKEAIEDTHSPNVVADIIMDYRSLDTLGEATVLFTSIAAVLTVLVGKDPKPEEEDVHHG
- a CDS encoding hydrogenase subunit MbhD domain-containing protein; this encodes MQLLNVILIVFLIACAIAVEKTRDLLSAVIIFASYSLIMAVLWLFLRSPDVAMTEAAIGAGVTTIMFIAVISRTRRMEK
- a CDS encoding cation:proton antiporter subunit C produces the protein MQIQFFLQNINYIGSSCLFVIGLYTVLTHPNLIKKIIGINIMETSVFLFFVSIGFVQGGSAPIIKASGNEAIHYVNPLPSALILTGIVVAVSITVYGLSMIIKIYDAYGTIELDEIMQIRSGKVND
- a CDS encoding CBS domain-containing protein; translated protein: MTTNHVVEPMQDELKAKDIMVKDVMTVTEDQTVDQVIQLLMDHNISGLPVVDEDNHVVGIVTEGDLIYRSKKLEIPRYFTILDSYIFFDNTKKVEDQIRKMVGYRVKEIMTKEVIVVDIEDTVEDIATTMTRKNINRVPVTKEGKLVGIVTRRDIIRAYASG
- the mnhG gene encoding monovalent cation/H(+) antiporter subunit G; this encodes MILNGLIIIFLAGGCFFFMVGTVGLIRMPEAFSRMHATTKCDTLGAGLVLVALMLYTGMQIITVKLFIILVFIWITNPTAAHIISKAAYNTDPEIPKSHKTIKKG
- a CDS encoding Na+/H+ antiporter subunit E; this translates as MLKDKEKSKMKKYLIPTVLLFMFWMILSPGFGAQTIFLGLLLSILVVAYSKDILFSTKEMPLYQGKHFVNMLRFIGVLIIEIFKANIEVAKIVLDPKLPIEPHFIKVPMMLENDMNKVIFGNSVTLTPGTLTVDIVEDGFIIHALTKEAAEAMEGSFIEVWMAKQEDKQC